From one Haloferax marinisediminis genomic stretch:
- a CDS encoding branched-chain amino acid ABC transporter permease, which translates to MSVTSWVSDTLVRDPSERRIFAVLGIVTALLVVGVLTGVVGLSFLLFQVSLVGMYALLSLGLNVQWGYAGLINFSVAAFWGLGAYCAALLTAPNSPLGLGLHPIYGFAAAIVVSALVALLIGIPTLRLREDYLAIASLGLAEVIRLIILNERQWTAGSSGISGIPSLLPWLPLTRLATTASVVVVLGVLIYLFLRRTHRSPWGRVLRTIRSDEDLAKALGKDTYRFKMQAFVLGSIIMAVAGAFYAHLNLYIDPSDLVPLTTFYIWIAVILGGTGSNRGAVVGAAVVIAIREGTRFLNDVPAIGSLGLDVAPLRLLFVGVLIILIMRFRPDGLLPPKDELIWPAARSDSSTANRGAAVSDGGEDQ; encoded by the coding sequence ATGAGCGTCACGTCCTGGGTGAGCGACACCCTCGTCCGCGACCCGTCTGAGCGTCGCATCTTCGCCGTGCTGGGCATCGTCACCGCCCTGCTCGTCGTCGGTGTCCTCACCGGCGTCGTCGGGTTGAGTTTCCTGTTGTTCCAGGTCTCGCTCGTCGGGATGTACGCCCTGCTCTCGCTCGGACTCAACGTTCAGTGGGGCTACGCTGGGCTCATCAACTTCTCAGTCGCCGCGTTCTGGGGCCTCGGTGCCTACTGCGCTGCGCTGTTGACTGCGCCCAACTCTCCCCTCGGACTCGGCTTGCATCCTATCTACGGCTTCGCCGCCGCAATCGTCGTGAGCGCGCTCGTCGCGTTGCTCATCGGCATCCCGACGCTGCGGCTCCGCGAGGACTACCTCGCCATCGCCAGTCTCGGGTTGGCAGAAGTCATTCGCCTCATCATCCTGAACGAGCGCCAGTGGACCGCCGGGTCGAGCGGTATCAGCGGTATCCCCTCACTCCTTCCGTGGTTACCACTCACGAGACTCGCGACGACTGCGAGCGTCGTCGTCGTTCTCGGTGTGCTCATCTACCTGTTCCTTCGGCGCACCCACCGGTCGCCGTGGGGCCGTGTCCTTCGGACCATCCGGTCCGACGAGGACCTCGCGAAGGCACTCGGAAAGGACACCTACCGGTTCAAGATGCAGGCGTTCGTCCTCGGCAGCATCATCATGGCGGTTGCCGGGGCGTTCTACGCGCACCTGAACCTCTACATCGACCCCTCCGACCTCGTCCCCCTGACGACGTTCTACATCTGGATCGCCGTCATCCTTGGTGGGACCGGGTCGAACCGCGGGGCGGTCGTCGGCGCCGCCGTCGTCATCGCCATCCGCGAGGGGACGCGGTTCCTCAACGACGTTCCGGCAATCGGGTCGCTGGGACTCGACGTTGCACCGCTTCGCCTCCTGTTCGTTGGCGTCCTCATCATCCTCATCATGCGGTTCCGCCCAGACGGACTCCTTCCACCGAAGGACGAACTCATCTGGCCGGCCGCACGCTCGGACTCGTCCACCGCGAACCGTGGTGCTGCCGTGTCCGATGGAGGTGAGGACCAATGA